One segment of Kogia breviceps isolate mKogBre1 chromosome 14, mKogBre1 haplotype 1, whole genome shotgun sequence DNA contains the following:
- the HAGH gene encoding hydroxyacylglutathione hydrolase, mitochondrial isoform X1, translating to MVLGRGLLGCRTLAVLRASCARRGLGPALLGIFLHHTDLRKSLTVEQGTMKVELLPALTDNYMYLIIDDDTKEAAIVDPVQPQKVLEMVRKHGVKLTTVLTTHHHWDHAGGNEKLVKLEPGLKVYGGDDRIGALTHKVTHLSTLQVGSLNVKCLSTPCHTSGHICYFVSKPNSPEPPVVFTGDTLFVAGCGKFYEGTADEMYKALFEVLGRLPPDTRVYCGHEYTINNLKFACHVEPSNAAIQEKLAWAKTRPPTCPVAWTRGWRVVLEASSVGALETLLQAAGLRTFSWTQVSVFPLQSLRNGVGLSLLWPLPLRSTGSGCTGSAATAHRPSCSAVCGIFPDRGTNPRPLHRQADSQPLRHQGSP from the exons GTCCAGCCCTGCTGGGAATCTTTCTCCATCACACGGATTTAAGGAAGAGCTTGACCGTGGAGCAGGGCACAATGAAGGTTGAGTTACTGCCTGCTCTGACTGACAATTACATGTACCTGATCATCGATGATGATACCAAGGAGGCTGCCATTGTGGACCCGGTGCAGCCCCAGAAG GTTCTGGAAATGGTGAGGAAGCATGGTGTGAAGCTGACTACAGTGCTCACCACCCACCACCACTG GGACCACGCTGGTGGGAACGAGAAGCTGGTCAAGTTGGAGCCTGGGTTGAAGGTGTATGGGGGTGATGACCGGATCGGAGCCCTGACTCACAAGGTCACACACCTGTCCACACTGCAG GTGGGGTCTCTCAACGTCAAGTGCCTGTCAACGCCATGTCACACTTCCGGACACATCTGCTACTTTGTGAGCAAACCCAACAGTCCCGAGCCCCCCGTGGTGTTCACAG GCGACACATTGTTTGTGGCTGGCTGCGGGAAGTTCTACGAGGGGACAGCGGATGAGATGTACAAAGCCCTGTTCGAGGTCCTGGGCCGGCTCCCTCCAGACACG AGAGTGTACTGTGGCCACGAATACACCATCAACAACCTCAAGTTTGCTTGCCACGTGGAGCCCAGCAATGCCGCCATCCAGGAGAAACTGGCCTGGGCCAAG ACACGGCCCCCAACATGCCCTGTGGCTTGGACCAGGGGTTGGCGTGTTGTCCTGGAGGCATCTTCTGTGGGGGCTTTGGAAACGCTGCTGCAGGCAGCTGGGCTGAGGACGTTCTCCTGGACTCAGGTGTCTGTGTTCCCTCTTCAGTCACTGAGAAATGGTGTTG gcctctcactgttgtggcctctcccgttgcggagcacaggctccggatgcacaggctcagcggccacagctcacaggcccagctgctctgcagtatgtgggatcttcccggaccggggcacgaacccgcgtcccctgcatcggcaggcggattctcaaccactgcgccaccagggaagcccctag
- the HAGH gene encoding hydroxyacylglutathione hydrolase, mitochondrial isoform X2 has product MVLGRGLLGCRTLAVLRASCARRGLGPALLGIFLHHTDLRKSLTVEQGTMKVELLPALTDNYMYLIIDDDTKEAAIVDPVQPQKVLEMVRKHGVKLTTVLTTHHHWDHAGGNEKLVKLEPGLKVYGGDDRIGALTHKVTHLSTLQVGSLNVKCLSTPCHTSGHICYFVSKPNSPEPPVVFTGDTLFVAGCGKFYEGTADEMYKALFEVLGRLPPDTRVYCGHEYTINNLKFACHVEPSNAAIQEKLAWAKTRPPTCPVAWTRGWRVVLEASSVGALETLLQAAGLRTFSWTQVSVFPLQSLRNGVGKKRTHLGVLRCWAPFC; this is encoded by the exons GTCCAGCCCTGCTGGGAATCTTTCTCCATCACACGGATTTAAGGAAGAGCTTGACCGTGGAGCAGGGCACAATGAAGGTTGAGTTACTGCCTGCTCTGACTGACAATTACATGTACCTGATCATCGATGATGATACCAAGGAGGCTGCCATTGTGGACCCGGTGCAGCCCCAGAAG GTTCTGGAAATGGTGAGGAAGCATGGTGTGAAGCTGACTACAGTGCTCACCACCCACCACCACTG GGACCACGCTGGTGGGAACGAGAAGCTGGTCAAGTTGGAGCCTGGGTTGAAGGTGTATGGGGGTGATGACCGGATCGGAGCCCTGACTCACAAGGTCACACACCTGTCCACACTGCAG GTGGGGTCTCTCAACGTCAAGTGCCTGTCAACGCCATGTCACACTTCCGGACACATCTGCTACTTTGTGAGCAAACCCAACAGTCCCGAGCCCCCCGTGGTGTTCACAG GCGACACATTGTTTGTGGCTGGCTGCGGGAAGTTCTACGAGGGGACAGCGGATGAGATGTACAAAGCCCTGTTCGAGGTCCTGGGCCGGCTCCCTCCAGACACG AGAGTGTACTGTGGCCACGAATACACCATCAACAACCTCAAGTTTGCTTGCCACGTGGAGCCCAGCAATGCCGCCATCCAGGAGAAACTGGCCTGGGCCAAG ACACGGCCCCCAACATGCCCTGTGGCTTGGACCAGGGGTTGGCGTGTTGTCCTGGAGGCATCTTCTGTGGGGGCTTTGGAAACGCTGCTGCAGGCAGCTGGGCTGAGGACGTTCTCCTGGACTCAGGTGTCTGTGTTCCCTCTTCAGTCACTGAGAAATGGTGTTGGTAAGAAACGCACACACCTGGGAGTCCTCAGGTGCTGGGCTCCCTTCTGCTGA
- the HAGH gene encoding hydroxyacylglutathione hydrolase, mitochondrial isoform X3, which translates to MVLGRGLLGCRTLAVLRASCARRGLGPALLGIFLHHTDLRKSLTVEQGTMKVELLPALTDNYMYLIIDDDTKEAAIVDPVQPQKVLEMVRKHGVKLTTVLTTHHHWDHAGGNEKLVKLEPGLKVYGGDDRIGALTHKVTHLSTLQVGSLNVKCLSTPCHTSGHICYFVSKPNSPEPPVVFTGDTLFVAGCGKFYEGTADEMYKALFEVLGRLPPDTRVYCGHEYTINNLKFACHVEPSNAAIQEKLAWAKEKYSIGEPTVPSTIAEEFTYNPFMRVREKTVQQHVGEMDPVTTMRAIRKEKDQFKVPRD; encoded by the exons GTCCAGCCCTGCTGGGAATCTTTCTCCATCACACGGATTTAAGGAAGAGCTTGACCGTGGAGCAGGGCACAATGAAGGTTGAGTTACTGCCTGCTCTGACTGACAATTACATGTACCTGATCATCGATGATGATACCAAGGAGGCTGCCATTGTGGACCCGGTGCAGCCCCAGAAG GTTCTGGAAATGGTGAGGAAGCATGGTGTGAAGCTGACTACAGTGCTCACCACCCACCACCACTG GGACCACGCTGGTGGGAACGAGAAGCTGGTCAAGTTGGAGCCTGGGTTGAAGGTGTATGGGGGTGATGACCGGATCGGAGCCCTGACTCACAAGGTCACACACCTGTCCACACTGCAG GTGGGGTCTCTCAACGTCAAGTGCCTGTCAACGCCATGTCACACTTCCGGACACATCTGCTACTTTGTGAGCAAACCCAACAGTCCCGAGCCCCCCGTGGTGTTCACAG GCGACACATTGTTTGTGGCTGGCTGCGGGAAGTTCTACGAGGGGACAGCGGATGAGATGTACAAAGCCCTGTTCGAGGTCCTGGGCCGGCTCCCTCCAGACACG AGAGTGTACTGTGGCCACGAATACACCATCAACAACCTCAAGTTTGCTTGCCACGTGGAGCCCAGCAATGCCGCCATCCAGGAGAAACTGGCCTGGGCCAAG GAGAAGTACAGCATCGGGGAGCCCACAGTGCCGTCCACCATTGCAGAGGAGTTCACCTACAACCCATTCATGAGAGTGAG GGAGAAGACTGTGCAGCAGCATGTGGGTGAGATGGACCCTGTGACCACCATGAGGGCCATCCGCAAAGAGAAGGACCAGTTCAAGGTGCCGCGGGACTGA